The Hordeum vulgare subsp. vulgare chromosome 4H, MorexV3_pseudomolecules_assembly, whole genome shotgun sequence genomic interval ttcatttggagttgcttcttcttcttcttcttcatcgatctaggatgggttccaggtcggcagcctgggatagcaaggatggacgtcgttcttattttttctcgtttgttttcgtccgtagtcggaccctgctcttactcttgatgattatgtaatgtactgatgtgactctgatgtagcttgtggcgagtgtaagccaactctatatatatatatatatatctcttcttttcagtacatgtacttgtaacgatatccattcttgcgacacgacgagatgcgcttctattcctgacgaggccttcgtgccaaattgaggatatggtcgcatcttgggcgtgacacctagtttatgtgttattttataagggggtgatttggatccatacatgtcatgctatggttagattatctTAATTCGTGTTTCATAGTTATGGATGCTtgcgagggggtaatcataagtgggttgtttaTTTAAGTAAGAACAGCACCTTAGCACCGATCCACCCAAATATCAAATTATCACAGTAACGAACTCGAATGAACTCAATATGAtggacatgactagacagaagttTCCATGTGTTCTCGGGAGTGCTTGCTTCATATAGGAGTATTTTGAGGCATGtcatttgctacaaaaaggattaggCTATCTTGTTGCAcacttgttactattgttacttgtcacttgttacgaattatcttgctacaaaactacctatcattgttactcatagcacttgcagagaataccatgctgaaaatcacttgtcatttccttctgctcctagttgggttcgacactcttacttatcaaaaggattaCGATTGATACCATATAATTATGGATCATCACTCTATATATATGCTACTTAGTCTTGGAGATTCAAAAACAATGAACATTCGGGTTTTGCATTTTGGAAACATTGAAATTGAGAATTATGATTTTTTGTAAGATTTTAGACATCCACGTGTAAGGAAACGTTCGTGGCCCTGTCAAAGGAAAAGGAGACAAAAAAGGAACAAACATGTGTAACACGTGAAAGCCAACCTCTTCAAACACATGTGTGCGGCTCACCCCTTCCTTCTTCATGAAAAGTTAGCTGCAATGCATGATTGATCGTGTACTTTGGTTTATGTTTTATCTATAAAACGAGACAAGAGCCTATTTCAAAACTGCATGATTGGTCATGGACTTTGGTACATCCTTCTAACTGTTGGATTGACTCCACCTTCTTCATCCCCATCCATTGAGTGCTCCTATTGCTCCACCCTCCAACCAAAGCCTAATTGCTAGCATATGTCCAATGTGCCTCCCTCCAACCTAATCCTAACTACCAACCAAAGACGATCCCTTTTGGTGTGATGTCACTGCCCCCAACCACTCCTCTACAAGCCTCTCCCTTGTCCGTCTTTGGCAGGGCACCCCGAACCAAAGTCCTCAAGCCTCTTGGCGGTGTATGACATTGGGGGCGGCTCATCGATTGGTAAGCCAAATGATGGGCTAGCCTTAGGGCCCAGAAGGGCATGTGTCTTCAAGAGCCCCCGGCTGCGTATGGAACCCTCTTTCAGGAAGAAGCTTACCTTGGCGTAAAATTCCAGGGCTCCTGCAGGTTGAGACTCCAAGACGGTTTGTCGAACATATAACCCATGGCTCAATAGTTCATGTCCACGCATATTGTAACCCCCTCGCGTGAGGTGTTTTCCCCGCAAGCAATTAGAGCAAAAGTAGAAGTAGGGTATTACCAACCATGAGGGTCAAAACCTAGGTAAACCTCCCATGTGTTATTTCCTCTAGAACTTTCGACCACGCACTCTACCCCACTGAGACTACTGATGGGTTTCAATAATGTCAATTGGCACACTAGGTACGGGGATGTGTCGATCGAAGAACTAACCCAAATTGGATCTCAACCCCAAGTCGGCGCCTTCACCTTCACCGCTGATAAAATGGGTTGACTCTACGCCAACTCGCCACCCGTCATCATACAGGATCCTCTGAGCAAGAGCTCGGAGCTACAGTTCACCAAGTAGGACGTCACTCGCCGTCTCCATGGCATGCAACAATGGACGTTCTCCTCAGCACCTGCCTTGGGGCACGATCCCAAGATTTTTTGGCAACACCAAGTCAATTAGTTTTCTACAACCCACCATCCCGCTCTGGTACAACACGTGCACATGATCTTCCGGGCCACCAACACAAGGAGAGCCTAAAACTCACTTGCGGATTCGTTTACACAACCGCGCCCATCAATACAAAATGCCTAAAGTGGTGTGACTCCACCATCTCCTTCGATTGAACCAATCACTTAGATGACATCCTCCACCCAGGAAAATTCACCCTTGTGCTTTATCCGGTCATTGGTGGCTACCGCCTGCCCAAAGTCCTCTTGGATTCCAGAGTGAAGTATAAAAAATGTTGTAACAAGGCATTGATTCCACCGCGGGATCCAAGCGATTGTGTTTTTTGGACGCCTACCCCGGCTAGCCCCAAAGATAGATGAAGGAATTAGATTGGGAAAaaacatcttccatggcaccCTTTGGCTCGTTCATGTGTGATGTCATTTCAACACATATGATTGCGCTCTTTTTGGTGTAAAATTCGTAGTCACTAAAGTATAACTCCGAAAGATAATGGCAAATTTATTAACATCACCTTTGATGGTATCATGTTATATCAGGTTTGATTACATTTCTCGGACACTCTACTCACAGTAGAAGCGTTTCGAGAGATGCATGTTATGAAACAATTTCATGACTCATAAAATGTTTGCTAAGCATGTAAATTAAAAGTTCTTTCCGCAATCCCATTGCAGAAACTTAACTTATATTGTTACAATAACTttatacttcactctgaaatactttgAACTTTTTAAAGGTTACAGGTTTATGTTTATTAAGTACATATTCATATATCCACTTAAATCATCACTGTAAGTAAAGAATTAGAAGAATCCATATGCAAAgctactcattggaccgcatacatctatATGCATGATTACCAATAAGTTAGTTGCATCTTCCTTATGGCCTATGAGCGATGTTTTAGTCATTTTATCCTTTAACGAAAGTTTGCGAGTGTCAAATGATGCAAAATCAAGATGACTCTAAAATCCATCACATTGCTGCAAACATGTGAGATTCGTATCAATCTTGCAATATTTAGCGTTAATGTTATGGATGTCAATATTACCATCAAGATTCATAACATTCACAATGAAAATATGGCCCTTATGTTATTCATATCATTAAACAACACTTGCTCTCTCACTTATATGAACAAACTTTCGCAACAAACATGATTATGAAATAATGCTCTTGCACAAGGCTAAGGTATTACATCAACCATGAGGGTCTGAATCCGGGTAAACCCCGCATGTGTGGTCCCTTGTGAAACTTGTGATCACGTGCTTTACCATGCCGGAACTACTGACGGTTGTCAGTACCGTCACCTCTGTCACGCTCTCCACCTACGATGCCACGGTCGGTGCGTGCTTGGATGTCGGTCCTTCTCTTCTCTCTTGTGTGAAATCGATTGTTCCAAATTCTGCTTTTAGGCAATCTAGGATTAGTAAATCTGACGAAAAATATGTTCGATCGCAATTTGTTCCCCTTAAATTTTGCGAGAACCAAGATATTTCAAAATAGATTTCATGTGAAGTTAAAGTAACAGTCTattgtagtagaagaagaagtcagcaaaCCCAAAGTTTGACCGGCACAAGGTATAAAAACCACCGGCGCCGGCACGCGTCCGGCCCAACAGGTCCACGTCGCCTCCCTCCCTGGAAGCAAACCCCAGCTGCCGACTGCCGCCCGCGTCGCccagccatggcggcggcgctgCTGACGCCGACGCAGCGCTACGCGGCGGGGGCCCTGCTGGCGCTCGCGCTCCGCCAGGCGCAGATCCACCAGTCCGTCCTCCTCGGCTCctcccccgccgccgacgacgaggaggagcgcGCCAGCAGcgccagcggcggcagcggcagcggcagcggtagCAGCAGCTCCACCGGAGGCAGCGGGGAAGACGCCGCAGCCGCCGCCAAGGCGCTCTGGACGCACGACTCCCGCGGCCTCCTCCGCCCCGTCTTCAGGTCCGGTCCGCCCCCGCCCCCCACATTTGACTCAGCGGTTACCAATTCTGAAACGAACGCTTCAGTTTCAGTCTCACTTACTGCTTGGGGTTGGGGATCACTGTCCTGTCAGGTTCCTGGAGATCGACCCCGCCGCGTGGCCGGGGCTGGAGGAGACGGCGGCCTCGCCGGAGGCCAAGCACCACATCGGCGCGGTACGACCCTTCATCACACTTGTGTGTCCTCGGTCGCCCTAGTTGGGTTTACATTTCGTTTCACACAGTGAGGTGCAGAGCACATCTGGGGATTCCACTGCAGCAGGATTGGGACTAAGCGCTGAATATGCTCACATAGCTGTTTCCTTTTTGTTCCAAACTCCCAATGTGTGCTTCGCTGCGTCTGATCCCACTTCCATTTTGTAGTTTCTGAGGATGATCTTCGAAGAAGATGCCGAGAGCTCTTCGGATAGCCAGGACCAGGAACACGCGTTGGCTAAAGGAGTTGATGTCATGGTGATGAGCCTGAGCAGTGACACTGCCATGGATGAATCGTCAACCAAAGAGGTTGATCAAGGGACTTCTACTAGTTCTGGTGTGGCTCAATCCTCGGCGAAAGGCTTTGCTGATGACTTGCTGGGAATCGATAAGTTGTCCCTGGATGACGTTCCTGCTACCGATCACCGGAAGATGACGCTGTTGTTTACGCTCCTCTCTGCCTGCGTGGCTGATAAACCCGTATCgcaagaggaagacgacaggaagtcCTCTCACTTCAGGAAGGGCTACGACGCTCGGCATCGGGTCGCTCTTCGATTGCTAGCAACATGGCTTGATGTCAAGTGGATCAAAATGGTTTGTACAATACATTCTTTCCCGATGCATCAGCCATAATTATGTTATCAAACTGCATTCTGACATCATCAAACACAAAGGAAACCGAAACATACACATGTGCTTTCAGGCTGTGCTACATAATTTTTTGATCGCCCATTCTTCTTTTGTATAGGAAGCCATCGAAGTTATGGTAGCATGCTCTGCTATGGCAGCAGCAAAAGAACAAGAACAGTCAGGAGAAAACGCGTCGCCCAAAAGCAAATGGGCGAAATGGAAGCGCGGAGGAATCATTGGTGCAGCTGCATTGACTGGAGGAGCATTACTGGCTATTACTGGGGGTAGGAGATCTTTTTTCGAAATTCTGTTGAGATGCTAAAAATCCTGGGTCgttcatattctcttcttctacatgacAGGTTTAGCTGCTCCAGCAATTGCTGCCGGGTTTGGTGCTCTTGCTCCAACGCTAGGCACACTTATGCCTGTTATAGGAGCTAGTGGATTTGCTGCTATGGCTACTGCTGCGGGGTCTGTTGCTGGCTCTGTGGCTGTGGCTGCATCATTTGGGGGTAGGTCTGAATGCCCTTTCTAAaccttgtgttgatgttgtttagAGCTTTTGTTTCTTCATCCTATACTGCTAGCAGCTAAAGTTTCATTTCCTGTTTATGGGTGTTATATTGCACACCTCATTTGTGTCGGCACATTCTACAATTAAGATGATTAGATGGACTGCCGGGAGAAGATGCACTGCATAAACCCCCAAAAGAGAGATGGAATGGGTCAATGAGAAAATTGTGTATTGTGGATATATTTCTACTCAGTTACTTATATTATCCTTGGAATGACCTTTGTAAAATTAGCTGCTGGAGCTGGCTTGACGGGGACCAAAATGGCCAGAAGGATTGGTAGTGTGAAAGAATTTGAGTTCAAACCGATTGGTGAGAACCATAACCAGGGTGTGAGTTCCTTATCTCTCTCTGATGCCGCACCAAATTCCATGTTCACTGGAATGTCATTCATCCATATAGTAACTGAACTGATTTGGCCTCGATGTCGTTCACCCTTTCAGCGTCTTGCGGTTGGCATCTTGGTTTCTGGATTTGCTTTTGATGAGGAGGATTACATTAGACCTTGGGAAGGATGGAAGGATAACCTAGAAAGGTCTAGAATATTTTTTGGCGTACTCTTTTTCCAGATCATTTTTGCTGTACTTCATCGACATGTTTAAATCTAATGTTATACCAGTACAACATTCGTATACAGTTACACTGTGGACTAATGACTTGCAGGTATATTCTTCAGTGGGAGTCTAAGCATATAATTGCAGTGAGTACAGCAATACAAGATTGGCTGACATCAAGTAATGTTTCTAAATTTGTGCATCTAGTTTGCACTGCTGCAAATGCCTTTGGTTAACATGTATAGCTATTGATGCAGGACTTGCTTTGGAATTGATGAAGCAAGGTGCGATGAGAACAGTCTTAAGCGGCTTTCTTGCAGCATTTGCATGGCCTGCTACTCTGCTTGCAGCTACAGATTTTATCGATAGTAAATGGTCCGTTGCTATTGATAGGTACATGCTAACTCCAGTATCTGTCACCATGTGCAATGCTCACTGATTGAACCaaattttctcttgatttttagaGCTGATTAATGTATTTGGAGGATTGAAATGTTATAACATGCTATCATACGCACTCAACATAGACTGCTGCCTTTTTATTCAtcatagcaatctgtttacttaacTGACCTACTGTAATATTTCAGATCAGACAAGGCAGGGAAAATGCTTGCTGAAGTACTCATGAAGGGCTCGCAAGGGAACAGGTAAATCCCAACCTGCAACTCATTCTATTTAGCGCAGTTAGTTTCTTGGGTTATTTTTCTCATCTGATACCAAAATCCTCCCAGGCCTGTTACCCTCATTGGGTTTTCGCTAGGGGCACGTGTCATATTCAAGTGCTTACAGGAGCTTGCTTTATCAAGCGATAATGGTAACCTCTGCATAGTTATCTCCTCCCATACATATACTTTGCTGCAGTCCTGCTCACTTGTTTTGATGCAAGCAGAGGGACTCGTCGAGAGGGTTGTGCTCCTAGGCGCGCCGGTTTCGGTCAAAGGCGAGCGGTGGGAGCCTGCTAGGAAGGTACTTTGTGCGATCAGAAACATTGTGATGTGCAGTTGTATGTGTGTCACACTCAAGCATCTCAAAACCTGCCACAATTTTCTCATGACGTCGCTGCAGATGGTTGCTGGAAGGTTTGTGAACGTGTACTCCAAAGATGACTGGATTCTCGGCGTCACCTTCCGCGCAAGGTAAAGACGGTGCCGGGTTTCGCATATGATTCACACATGCTCTTGAGCCGAGATGGTGTTTTTTACATGGATGATCATTGACAGAACAACAGTTTAGGGTCACCATCTTTTCTGCTGACTTACTAGTTCACCTCATGCAGTCTACTCACACAAGGATTGGCTGGGATACAGGCCGTCGATGTCCCCGGCGTCGAAAATGTAAGCATGCTGATCGCCTCGAGTCAAGTTCTGTTACCCTTGTAGTACATAATTGTGTACAATTTTTACAGGTGAGTACATAACTTTTCTACAATTTGTTACAGGTCGATGTCACCGAGCTCGTCGATGGCCATTCTTCCTACCTGTCAGCTGCGCAGCTGATCCTGGAGCACCTGGAACTAAACACCTACTATCCTGTCTTTGCCCCCTTCACAGCAGTTAGCAAGTAACAGGTGTAGCAGTTGCCTAGACAAGGGTACAAATTACACTTGTAGGGTTCAACGAAAATGATGTGTGTATATAGAAACATAATGAGCTTTTGTGCTGTATTCGAGCGCGATCGTCTCTtgcattacatcagatagataggTTGCTCTCAGCTAGACCTAGGAGGATCGGCCTAGTCTAGTATGAGATGCCGCTATCCAACTATCAACTCTTCAACTGCAAATACAACATCTATA includes:
- the LOC123450030 gene encoding transmembrane and coiled-coil domain-containing protein 4-like → MAAALLTPTQRYAAGALLALALRQAQIHQSVLLGSSPAADDEEERASSASGGSGSGSGSSSSTGGSGEDAAAAAKALWTHDSRGLLRPVFRFLEIDPAAWPGLEETAASPEAKHHIGAFLRMIFEEDAESSSDSQDQEHALAKGVDVMVMSLSSDTAMDESSTKEVDQGTSTSSGVAQSSAKGFADDLLGIDKLSLDDVPATDHRKMTLLFTLLSACVADKPVSQEEDDRKSSHFRKGYDARHRVALRLLATWLDVKWIKMEAIEVMVACSAMAAAKEQEQSGENASPKSKWAKWKRGGIIGAAALTGGALLAITGGLAAPAIAAGFGALAPTLGTLMPVIGASGFAAMATAAGSVAGSVAVAASFGAAGAGLTGTKMARRIGSVKEFEFKPIGENHNQGRLAVGILVSGFAFDEEDYIRPWEGWKDNLERYILQWESKHIIAVSTAIQDWLTSRLALELMKQGAMRTVLSGFLAAFAWPATLLAATDFIDSKWSVAIDRSDKAGKMLAEVLMKGSQGNRPVTLIGFSLGARVIFKCLQELALSSDNEGLVERVVLLGAPVSVKGERWEPARKMVAGRFVNVYSKDDWILGVTFRASLLTQGLAGIQAVDVPGVENVDVTELVDGHSSYLSAAQLILEHLELNTYYPVFAPFTAVSK